In Spinacia oleracea cultivar Varoflay chromosome 5, BTI_SOV_V1, whole genome shotgun sequence, a single window of DNA contains:
- the LOC110790557 gene encoding protein FAR1-RELATED SEQUENCE 5-like: MVAATTQKEHIKEESNEEREREGKTKHKRRKEGELPTGGGEGCSNGGPAWMAGRRRRRVLRVHVVSDWLDANDDDILVPCGDAKLGNYDEVGNLGDESLGCTPSGKVVNCEGKGVVEEEVLATPVVGMTFSSWDRADEHFRKYRKQCGFGVVRAYGNYSRKAGEKRTLRSYVWKCECGGKPDLRFREKGVKAKGVMITAPGVLDQRTSKSKKCECPVHMYAVADTSGTWEVRKAVVEHLNHKPMPLKSRYISMYRRDSITSVVRRRLFNGVGSGSKISNIHRSLAKERNGVENMSISVKDLRNIVAKEKKLKMRGGDVKAMFDYFDKMTAGNQNFFHRYRLNSTNRLTDVMWVDASSRVAYQDFGDILCLCQPQSIDGACGTYFGKKLGNYAKYSEFKGVLHNVIYDCLTEAEFEVNWTSSIELYGLGADDWLSGTSVILLSHLKVDGVYSYVIISSVHCVVKILPSILLFVYYSLYDQRHMWVPAYMEHLFWARMKTTQRSESINSFFDKYVKRDTRLYQFA; encoded by the exons ATGGTGGCTGCCACAACACAGAAAGAACACATTAAAGAAGAGAGCAATGAAGAACGCGAGAGAGAAGGGAAAACGAAACATAAGAGGAGGAAGGAGGGCGAATTACCGACGGGTGGTGGCGAGGGCTGCAGCAACGGTGGTCCGGCTTGGATGGCTGGACGGCGGCGTAGGAGAGTCTTGAGAGTTCAC GTTGTATCTGATTGGTTGGATGCTAATGACGATGACATTCTAGTACCGTGTGGGGATGCAAAATTGGGAAACTATGATGAAGTGGGAAACTTAGGAGATGAAAGTTTAGGTTGTACACCATCGGGGAAAGTTGTGAATTGTGAGGGCAAGGGTGTAGTGGAGGAGGAAGTTCTTGCTACCCCTGTAGTTGGTATGACGTTTTCATCATGGGATAGGGCTGATGAACATTTTAGGAAATACAGAAAGCAATGTGGTTTTGGGGTTGTTCGTGCTTATGGTAATTACAGTCGCAAAGCTGGTGAGAAGAGGACCTTGAGGAGCTACGTTTGGAAGTGTGAATGTGGAGGCAAACCAGATTTACGATTCCGGGAGAAGGGGGTGAAAGCTAAGGGGGTGATGATTACCGCCCCTGGTGTCCTTGACCAGAGGACTAGTAAGTCAAAAAAGTGTGAATGCCCTGTTCATATGTATGCGGTGGCAGACACTTCTGGAACTTGGGAAGTAAGGAAAGCAGTTGTAGAACACTTGAATCACAAGCCAATGCCCCTTAAGTCTCGATATATCTCAATGTATAGGAGAGATAGTATTACTTCTGTTGTGAGGAGGAGGTTATTCAATGGTGTTGGTAGTGGTTCCAAGATCAGTAACATTCACAGGAGCTTAGCTAAAGAGAGAAATGGTGTAGAAAATATGTCTATAAGTGTGAAGGACTTGAGGAACATAGTGGCGAAGGAAAAGAAACTCAAGATGAGAGGTGGGGATGTGAAAGCCAtgtttgattattttgataagATGACTGCCGGAAACCAGAATTTTTTCCATCGTTATAGATTAAATTCTACGAATCGCTTGACTGATGTTATGTGGGTTGATGCAAGTAGTAGAGTAGCCTACCAAGACTTTGGGGATATA CTATGCCTATGCCAACCACAAAGCATCGATGGTGCTTGTGGCACATACTTTGGCAAAAAGTTGGGTAACTATGCAAAATATTCGGAGTTCAAAGGTGTGTTACATAATGTGATTTATGATTGTTTAACAGAAGCAGAGTTTGAGGTGAATTGGACTTCTTCTATAGAGTTATATGGACTTGGTGCAGACGATTGGTTAAGTGGTACGTCTGTCATCCTTTTATCTCATTTAAAG GTAGATGGTGTTTACAGTTATGTAATCATAAGCAGTGTTCACTGTGTTGTCAAAATACTTCCATCTATTCTGTTATTCGTATACTACA GCTTGTACGACCAGAGACACATGTGGGTCCCAGCGTACATGGAACACTTGTTTTGGGCTAGAATGAAGACCACGCAACGTTCTGAGAGTATCAACAGCTTTTTTGATAAGTATGTGAAAAGGGACACCCGTTTGTATCAGTTTGCATAG